A genomic stretch from Setaria italica strain Yugu1 chromosome VII, Setaria_italica_v2.0, whole genome shotgun sequence includes:
- the LOC101777367 gene encoding uncharacterized protein LOC101777367 produces the protein MSPGEGASAPPAVAPSSAGAMAAEEAAARKRYEALVQVRTKAVKGKGAWYWAHLEPVLVPPPTSGLPPKTARLRCALCAATFSASNPSRTASEHLKRGACPNFASPLAPVSTPPPPHHQQLAIASASSVVPIASFPPLSQRRHSTGGVSGGRKRHALAAAYAAVEAAAAASSQHVLAGEPAVYTSAPPTPPAPRQVLSGGRGDLGPLAQLEDSVRWLRSPGASPGPTLPHRQAEAALDLLSDWFLESAGGVSLAAVEHPKMKAFLRQVGLPELSGADLTRARLDARFAEASADAAARVRDARFFQLAADGWRDPVVTLAANLPNGTSVFHRAVPMPAPPSSDYAEEVLLDAVSSVAASADLRHCAGVVADRFGSKALRDLESKHPWMVNISCQVHCLTRLAKDMARELPLFHSAATNCAKMAAYFNTTATVRALLHRHQVQELGRAGLLRVAAPPSGDSEFSAALAMLDDVLTSARPLQFSVLEEPFKLLCIDDPAAREIVDMVHSAAFWAEVEAAHSLVKLITDMVKEMETERPLVGQCLPLWEDLRGKVRGWCRKFNVDEGIAMDVLERRFRKSYHPAWSAAFILDPLYLIKDASGRYLPPFKYLTPEQEKDMDRLITRLVSPEEAHLSMMELMKWRSEGLDPLYAQAVQVRQPDPATGKMKIANKQSSRLVWETCLSELKSLGKVAVRLIFLHATARVIRCPPRMARWLTASSGGIARAQRLVFVVANSKLERKDLTNDDDRDAEMLTDGDDDMMLADPTTTATVDPHR, from the coding sequence ATGTCGCCCGGGGAGGGtgcgtcggcgccgccggctgtTGCGCCCTCATCAGCAGGGGCAATGGCGGCCGAGGAGGCAGCGGCCAGGAAGCGCTACGAGGCGCTGGTCCAGGTGCGCACCAAGGCCGTCAAGGGCAAGGGCGCCTGGTACTGGGCGCACCTTGAGCCCGTGCTCGTCCCGCCACCCACCTCCGGCCTGCCGCCCAAGACAGCGCGCCTCCGCTGCGCGCTctgcgccgccaccttctccgCTTCCAACCCGTCGCGCACCGCCTCCGAGCACCTCAAGCGCGGCGCCTGCCCCAACTTCGCGTCGCCGCTGGCGCCCgtctccacgccgccgccgccgcatcaccAGCAGCTTGCCATCGCCTCGGCGTCGTCCGTCGTGCCCATCGCCTCCTTCCCGCCGCTGTCGCAGCGCCGCCACTCCACCGGCGGCGTCAGCGGCGGCCGCAAGCGCCACGCGTTGGCCGCCGCGTACGCGGCCGtggaggcggcagcagcggcctcCTCGCAGCACGTGTTGGCGGGCGAGCCGGCCGTGTACACGTCCgcgccacccacgccgccggcgccgcggcaggTGCTCTCGGGCGGGCGGGGGGACCTGGGCCCGCTGGCGCAGCTCGAGGACAGCGTCAGATGGCTCAGGTCGCCTGGCGCGTCGCCGGGGCCGACGCTGCCGCACCGCCAGGCGGAGGCAGCGCTCGACCTGCTCTCCGACTGGTTCCTCGAGTCCGCCGGCGGCGTGTCGCTCGCCGCGGTGGAGCACCCGAAGATGAAGGCGTTCCTGCGCCAGGTCGGCCTCCCGGAGCTGTCAGGCGCCGACCTCACCCGCGCGCGCCTCGACGCGCGCTTCGCCGAGGCCAgtgccgacgccgccgcgcgcgttCGGGACGCGCGCTTCTTCCAGCTCGCCGCGGACGGGTGGCGCGACCCGGTCGTCACTCTCGCCGCCAATCTCCCCAACGGCACGTCCGTCTTCCACCGCGCCGTGCCCATgccagcgccgccgtcgtccgacTACGCCGAGGAGGTGCTCCTGGACGCTGTCTcatccgtcgccgcctccgccgacctccgccattgcgccggcgtcgtcgccgacCGCTTCGGCTCCAAGGCTCTGCGCGATCTCGAGAGCAAGCACCCTTGGATGGTGAACATTTCTTGCCAAGTCCATTGCTTGACGCGCTTAGCAAAAGACATGGCGCGTGAGCTCCCGCTCTTCCACTCCGCCGCCACCAATTGCGCCAAGATGGCCGCGTACTTCAACACCACCGCCACCGTGCGCGCGCTGCTGCACCGGCATCAGGTCCAGGAGCTTGGCCGCGCGGGGCTCCTCCGCGTCGCCGCTCCGCCATCAGGCGACAGCGAATTCAGCGCGGCATTGGCGATGCTCGATGACGTCCTGACCTCTGCGCGGCCGCTCCAGTTCTCCGTCCTCGAGGAGCCCTTCAAGCTCCTCTGCATCGACGACCCTGCTGCGCGGGAGATCGTCGACATGGTGCACAGCGCGGCGTTCTGggccgaggtggaggcggcgcatTCGCTCGTGAAGTTGATCACGGACATGGTGAAGGAGATGGAGACCGAGCGGCCGCTCGTCGGGCAGTGCCTCCCGCTCTGGGAAGACCTCCGTGGCAAGGTCAGAGGCTGGTGCCGCAAGTTCAACGTCGACGAAGGGATCGCCATGGACGtgctggagaggaggttcaGGAAGAGCTACCACCCGGCGTGGTCGGCGGCATTCATACTGGACCCGCTGTATCTGATCAAGGATGCCAGCGGTCGGTACCTCCCGCCGTTCAAGTACCTGACGCCGGAGCAGGAGAAGGACATGGACAGGCTGATCACGAGGCTGGTGTCGCCGGAGGAGGCGCACCTCTCCATGATGGAGCTGATGAAGTGGCGCTCCGAGGGTCTGGACCCGCTGTACGCGCAGGCGGTGCAGGTCCGGCAGCCGGACCCGGCCACGGGGAAGATGAAGATCGCCAACAAGCAGAGCAGCCGCCTGGTCTGGGAGACGTGCCTCAGCGAGCTCAAGTCGCTGGGTAAAGTGGCCGTGCGGCTCATCTTCCTCCACGCCACCGCGAGGGTGATCAGGTGCCCGCCGAGGATGGCGCGGTGGCTGACCGCCTCGTCCGGCGGCATCGCCCGCGCGCAAAGGCTGGTGTTCGTGGTGGCGAACTCGAAGCTGGAGAGGAAGGACTTGACGAACGACGACGACCGGGACGCGGAGATGCTCACGGATGGGGACGACGACATGATGCTGGCTGATCCGACGACCACCGCCACTGTGGATCCTCATCGGTGA